A single window of Oenanthe melanoleuca isolate GR-GAL-2019-014 unplaced genomic scaffold, OMel1.0 S001, whole genome shotgun sequence DNA harbors:
- the LOC130266020 gene encoding oocyte zinc finger protein XlCOF19-like: MAQEPQADKELSTESWEDKSPWQNLVEEAVCSGSMAQESNGEEKPQRSRTRRGCKRRSRGSEEERPSLGRAGGQRWSQSSDLVFHEQLRDGEKRHKCSECGMSFRWRFLLICHQRIHTVERPYECEECGKRFQTSSNLVLHQHTHTEEKPFRCPDCGKGFRQNSHLTEHWRIHTGEKPHECEHCGKGFIERALLFSHHSTSGDMGVHMANLHG, from the exons atggcccaggagccccaggcag acaaggagctgagcacggAGAGCTGGGAGGACAAATCCCCATGGCAGAACCTGGTGGAAGAGGCCGTTTGCAGCGGCTCCATGGCGCAGGAATCCAACGGGGAGGAAAAGCCACAGAGATCCCgcaccaggaggggctgcaaacgcaGATCGCGGGGatctgaggaggaaagacccaGCCTGGGCCGGGCAGGCGGCCAGAGATGGAGTCAGAGCTCGGACCTGGTGTTCCATGAGCAGCTTCGTGATGGGGAGAAGCGCCACAAGTGCTCGGAGTGTGGGATGAGCTTCAGATGGAGGTTCCTCCTGATCTGCCATCAGAGGATCCACACTGTGGagaggccctatgagtgtgaggagtgtgggaagaggtttcagaccagcaGCAATCTCGTCTTGCACCAGCACACGCACACAGAGGAGAAGCCCTTCCGCTGCCCtgactgtgggaagggattcaggCAAAACTCCCACCTCACTGAACACTGGCGCATCCACACCGGGGAAAAGCCCCACGAGTGTGAGcactgtgggaagggcttcatTGAGCGTGCCCTATTGTTCTCTCACCA ctctacttctggggacatgggcgtccaCATGGCGAACCTTCACGGGTAG